One Hyphomicrobiales bacterium genomic window, CCGGGTGTTCGTCGGCCAGTCCCGCGTCGGCGATGCCTGGGCCGCACGCTCCGGCGGCGATACGCCCAAGGACTATCTGCGCGTCCGCCTGGACGACCCGAGCCTGCCGGAACCGATCAGCGCCGCCCTGTTCCAGTCCGAGGACGGGAACGAGGCGCAGCTCGTCTGGAACAGGCGGAAGGCGGAGGGGGCCACGAAGTAGGCTCTCTATCCTGAGATCGGAGAAAGCCATATCTTATATATGGCTTGGTTCCATTCTAGAGGAGTAAATTGGTCCGGATTTCTGCTTTACCCTTGACGGGCGAAGCCATATCTCATATATAGTTACAGTCGATTGTACCAAAGTGAAGTCCGAAACCGCCATGTCCCGGCTCATATCCGCGCCCTTCTTCAGCGCTCACCCAGTCTTCAGCCGCGCCGAATACGCCGCTGCTGTCGGCCGCCGCCCTGACGACAAGGTCGTAACGGCGATGCTTACCCAGCATCTTCAAGCGGGCAACATCCGGCGCATCGCGCGGGGCGTCTTCGCGTCCGTGCCCAAGCATGCCGACGCCGGGAAATGGTCTGTCGACCGCTTCCTGGCCGCCTCCCGACTGCGCCGCGGCGGCGTGATCGCCTATCACTCGGCCCTCGAGCTGCACGGCTGCGCCTACACCGAGGGCCATGACGTGCAGGTGATCGCACCCGGTGAGCCCGGCGTGTTCGAAGCCGTCGGTTTCACCTGCCGGTTCGTCAAGCCGCCGCGCGGCTTCGCCCAACGAGATGGGGCATCGGCGGACGGCGTCACGATGGTCGACCGCTTGGGGCTGGAGGTCAGCGTGACGACGATCGAGCGGACGATTGCGGATCTGTTCGACCGCTATGACCTCGCCGGAGGCGCGGAGGAGCTCTTCAACTCGCTGGACTTGGT contains:
- a CDS encoding DUF736 domain-containing protein, which codes for MSVIGTFTPAKDGGWTGSIHTLTINTKVRLVPNDNRDSENAPVFRVFVGQSRVGDAWAARSGGDTPKDYLRVRLDDPSLPEPISAALFQSEDGNEAQLVWNRRKAEGATK